GTTCTTTTGGATCCAAAATGTATTTGTGTATGGTACCTTATTTACACTGACCCATTTCCTGTAGCAATTTCTTATTTATATGATGTACAGTCTGTGATCACCAGATTCTACATATTTACTTGGTGCGCTGCCATTCTGTTATTTTGTGCAGGACTCCTCCGCTAGGAGCTGATCCACCAGCACCAAGATGTGGACCGATGCCGGCAAAAAGGATCCAGTGGAGCATGACCCTCTTCCATCAAGTACCTACAGGTATGTATGACTCTCGCCCATCTCAGTTCTTGGCTGGTTCATCAAAAGGATGTTCTTATAACCTATCTTATGGAAAAAAATGTGCTTAATTTTGTCATGTTCCCTCTGGTGCTGAATCGCTTGGCTTGATGAGTATCTGGTGTTTTCAGGATGGGAATGAGGTTGCTAAGAAGTCATTTGTTACACCACCAAGGTTCTTTAGTGTTGACAAGGCGAGGTACTTTTTTTTTGGTCCCTTTTGTCACCTAATTTTTTCGTATTTCATTTTTTACTGCTATTTGCTAATACTAGAGTTACTCTTTTGTATTCAATTTAATTATAGATTATTTTATTAAAATTTACCTTAAGAACTGATGAGCTCCTCATAACCCAGAGAACGCTTGCCTTCAGTGAAAAGGATCTCTGTAAATATTTCAATCCTGGAGACCATGTAAAGGTCGTATCCGGAGTTCAAGAAGGCGCAACAGGCATGGTTGTTAATGTGGAAGGGCGTATTTTGATCATTTTATCAGACACACACTACCAAAGGACATGTGAGATATTCTTGCGTCAGATGTAATAGTACTTGATTGCTGCAAATTCTTTTTTTCTAACCTTTTACTGTCTCTGTGTGACTACAGATCCGCATGTTTGCAGATTATGTTGTGGAGAGTTCTGAGGTCACCATAGGGATTACAAGAATAGGTTTGTCCTTGGCCTTCTGTACTGTCGCATTTGCAAATAATTTTGCAATCCGAAGCTCTGGATTGGATCGAACGGGATCAATCTTCTTCTTGAAATGCTTGCAGGTGGAGAGGCTGGCAACTGGCTTTGGTCCTATCTACCAGATGTTTTGGTGAGCGTCTCCAGGGGAGGGGATGAGGTCAGAAGACGATAGAGACGAACTGATTTTCACTGCAATGAGCTAGAGTCGGTCAGGCCAAAGAAAAACGAGAAGCTCAAGATAATGAACGGGTCCATGCGTGGAGTCACGGGGAAACTAATTGGAGTTGATGGGTCTGTTGGCATCGTGAGAGTGGAATGTAGCTTAGACGTGAAAATAGTAGACATGGTTATTCTGGGCAAAGTGGCTGCTTGAGGTGCTGTACAGTCGATATTCTTAGTTGAATACCCAATCTAACTTATCTACTTATCGTACTTTAGGCGAGCAGCGGTGCAGACGGGGGAGGCATGGCCAGCGAGCGGTGGAAAACCATGCGGCAAGCCAGACATCGCTTGTCGAAGCCCCAGGGAAGAAGGCAACTTCGCTTCCTACTTGGCGAGAGCTTTGGATAGGCCCTCAGGTTTGGATCCAAAACTGGAAAACAGGTATCGCAGATAGGCCCTCAGGTTTTTGCATGcaggaccctagaattaaattAATCTTTGCAATGTCACCCCTGGGCGCACCAGCCATGGTGGAGGCCGAAATCCGGCGAGGGAGCTCCCCAAcggcgaggggaaggaggtggggGAGCAAGAGGGAGGCGAGTGCTACCCATTACTGGCTTCGGTTGGGGCAGAGGCGAccggaggaggtggtgcagcGTGGAGCAGCAACTCCGGTGAGGTGCGGTCGGGATTCCGGTGAACTCTAGCGAGGTGGGTGGCAGGGGCTGGGTCTAGGAGCATCAGTGGGTCGAGGGGAACCGATTCAGAGTCTTGGATCGGGTGGAGGATGGCCGGGAAAGGGTgctccacggcgagctcggCTTGACGTCCTCCTCCCTTTGGTCCCTCTGCTCGACGGCGGTGACACCAGCAGCAGCTCCAGGCCTCCTCGAGCTGGAGGCAGCCTCGCGGAGAAGGTGTgaaatgcaaatgaaatcccacTCCGCGCGCAATTGATCCGAGCCGCCGCTGTCTCTCCGCAGCGCATTCTACAACGGCCTCCGAGTCGTCTCTCCGACCTGGGAGCACGAGCTCGGCTCGTCGTCTCGTTCGTCGACGATGCTGCCTTAACTCAGGTCGTGCGGGGGGCATTCTGCAAAAATACCTTGCATGCGTGACCCGTTGTACGTGCCCTGAGTAGTGAATAGCAACTGTGTTTGGTGAAACAAGTAAACTTTGAGAACGGATATCCCATAATTTACGCATGTGATATTTGCTAGTCTTAATCAAATCAAAAGCTCTTAGGTCATTTTCAGTGGGAGTATCATCGACACAGATACCAAGACAGTAAACTAGTTAATTGAGTTGGAGGAGTGCCATAGTGATGCCACTCCTCTCACATTTTATGACATTTTACCTTCTTTCTCTTTATAATGTTGCCATGTCAACAAAATTAATGTACATAACACTTTTATAATACTCCCACTGAGATTAGATTTAAACGTACAAGTTACGATGAAACACATCATTATGTTTTGTGTCCTCCCACGTGCCAGCCAACCCCATTGGGTCCCGATGTGGTACTCAAACCATCTCCCATGTCCTGCAGCCCCTACCGTGCTGGGTGCAAATTTGTCCATGGGCCCGTTACTTCAATGAACTTGCGGGCCTGGTTGGGATGCCTTCCGATGGCGGTTTATAGGTCTGAATCTCAGCTGCATTTTTAATATAAATAGTAAGAGCCCTTTTacaatctatactataaaaattcgggtaaagtccatttttggacCCTATACTTGTCATGGTTGTCTAATTTACGACCtacaactacaaaaccggacaaataacACCTCTAATTGTGCAAAACCGGACATAACACAACCCTGAGTGGTTTTGGGATGGTTTTCGCTGACGTGGCactgtgggacccacatgtcagcacTGACAGGTGGTCCCACCCCTCCTCTTCTCCCGGCCCCCTCTCTCTCAACTTTCtctcgccaccgccgtcgctcTCTTCCAAtcgagcgccgcctccgcctcctctgcacctcctacgccgccgccgcaccaatGCCGGCCACggaggccacctcctcctcctccgccgatgTGGCACCAATGCCGGGCACGGAGGCAGCCTCCtcttccacctcctcctccgctaccccgacgccggccacggaggccacctcctccgccgccgctgtggcACCGATGCCGGGCACGGAGGCcgcctcgtcttcctcctcctccgccgctacCCCGACGCCGTCCCTGGAGGCCGCCTCCTCCATCGCCGTCGATGTGATGCCAGCCACGGAGGTCACGTCACTGCCAACTCCGCCACCCCGACACCAGCCATGGTGGCCGCGTCGCTGCCAACTCCACCGCCCCGCCGTCGGCCATGGAGGCCTCcttgcctcctccgccgcgacgCCATCCACGGAGGCTGCACCGCCAGCCATGGAGGCCCCCCTGCCTCCttcaccgcctccgccgcgatgCCATCCacggaggccgcgccgccgcctcctcttcctctgcgcgcgccgcgggccgtggaggccgcgccgccgcctcctcttcctccgcggGCTGTggaggccgcgccgccacctgctcttcttccacgccgccgcgggccatggaggccgcgccgccgcctcgtcttcCTCCGCGCGTGCCACCGCCTCGTCTATCTCCGCGGGCCATGGAGGCCGTGCTGCCTCCTGCTCTTCCTCCGCGCCACCGCAGGCCATGGAGGCTGCGTCACCGCAGGCCATGGAGGCCACGCTgctgcctcctcttcctccgcgcatgccgccgcctcgtcttcctccgcgtcgccgtggGCAatggaggccgcgccgccgcctcgtctttctccgcgcgtgccgccgcctcgtctATCTCCGCGCGCGCCGTGGGCCATGGAGgtcgcgccgcctcctgctcttcctccgccccgccgcgggcCATGGAGGccacgccgctgcctcctcatcctccgcgcgtgccgccgcctcgtctTCCTCCGCTCGTGCCGCGGGCCATGGAGGCCGCTCCACACCTGCTCTTCCTCTGCGTCGCCGCAGGCCatggaggccgcgccgccgcctcctcttcctccgcgcGCGCCGTGAGCCATggaggccacgccgccgccttctcttcCTCCGTGCCACCGCGGGTCATGaaggccgcgccgccacctcatCTTCCTCCGCATCGCCGCGGGGTATGGAGgccacgccgcctcctcctcgtccttcgTGCCGCTGTGGGCCATGGAGATCGTGTAGTGCCGCGCCGtcgtctcctcttcctccgtgCTACCGCCGACGATGAGAGAGACATAGGAAAGAAAGAGTGTAGAGTGAAcggccgagagagaggagagaaggcTGATGTGGCCAAAACCAGGGTCCACGTGGCTAGAAACCGGGTCCACGTGGCCAGAAATCGGTATCAAATGGGCGTATGGTTGAATTTTAAACGGTTTCAATAGTTCACGTATGTGTTTTGTCTGGTTTTGGTGTTTTAGGTTGCAAATTAGACACCCATGACAAGTATAGGGTCCAAATATGGACTTT
This window of the Panicum virgatum strain AP13 chromosome 1K, P.virgatum_v5, whole genome shotgun sequence genome carries:
- the LOC120703677 gene encoding uncharacterized protein LOC120703677, producing MWTDAGKKDPVEHDPLPSSTYRMGMRLLRSHLLHHQGSLVLTSEKDLCKYFNPGDHVKVVSGVQEGATGMVVNVEGRILIILSDTHYQRTYYVVESSEVTIGITRIGGEAGNWLWSYLPDVLVSVSRGGDEVRRR